The sequence CAAAGATGAAACTGGAAAACAACATGGTAGATGTAAAATACCATCCAAAATGCAAAAATAGATATAAAGGTGATGGTAAAAAGTAGGCAAAAACTTACCGTAGTATCTCTTTCACATGATTTCAAGATGATACCTAATCTTTGTGCTATTCTTCTGAGTTGTTCTCTAACTTCCATAACCTTTTTCTGCACAAAATTGGAACTTTGTAAATACTATGAGGAATATATTGGAAATATGTGCATGTCAGACCATAAATCTCCTGCTCCATCTCTTTTGAGTCGGGGATAATCAGTGAAACAATTGTCCATCAAAAATAATGAAATGCAGAGAATTATTTTGTATGCTTCCAAGAATTACTTTAAAAACATACCATGGCTTGGTAATTGATAAAGTTCTTGTGACACCACTGGGAAGATTTATTAGATTGAAGGAACCCCTTGTACACATTAAGAAAAGTCACATGGTCGCCCTGCATGCATCAAGATAATTAGTCGTTAATGTTACACTGGATGTGTTTATCGGTGCTCTATACCTAAGAATAAGATGGTTATTGAGAAGCGTTCTTAACACAACATTGGCCTACTTTTCAAACAAGGAAGGTTCATGAAAATGTTAATCATATTGACAGGAATTGATGAATATATCAAGATTAGCTTAGATGGTCTGATATTCACTATTCCCTAATTAATATAACTTGCTAGAAATTTCAGCATCAATACCTCAGCTGCAGCAAATCGCAACCTTGCTTCATCAAGCTCCTTTTGCGCTCCCCTACTAGAAGCCCAAATGGACTGCAAGATGATATTTTAATCATAAACGTAAATTAACAAGCAGAACTGGAATCAATTACTGATTATTTGtggttatattagatattagaTTAGCTTCAAGAAATGTGAAATTCTGAGGAATTGAACAGTTAAAACATATGAATTTCTTGATCTCTAGGCATGAGCTTTGAGGATCATTTTTGACGTTCTTGTGGGTACTAAAAATAGAGACTTGCCTGGATTGATAGTATAGCGGCTATTGTCATTATCTCCTCTGAGCACCCAAGTTCACCAGAAGCTAAGATCATTTTTGAGATCATTGGCTCCTGAAATTTGTTTAGAAAAGGGAACACATGTTCAATGATAGAGTATAAACATAATATCGCACTTGAATAATTCATCCCTCTTGATGAAAGTAGTTCTCTTAGCAATATAGACATATAGACAGACAGAATAGATACGAAGAATGCAGATATACTCAAAAAGACTTGACTGAAAATACGAGCAATCAAAATTGAAAGAACACGATCATATGTATAGGAAGGTTATAGTGACTGAAAAATTTGACCAATCAATCCATTGTAGCATTAAATTTGATTTAGAAAAAGGTGTACAAATGGTATGTAATAAATTCTGAATGCAAAAATATTGGAGGATAAAAGCTTAGAGAACAATATCGCTGGTGTATATGACCACACTTAACGTACAAGTGGAATCTCTGCAACTTGAAACCCAACTGGTGAAGTAAGCTTAGCATCATCATCCAAGACTCCAAGTGAATAAAGAACTTCTAATGCCCGAACCATCACTTCAGGAGATGGAGGCGACGGCCAATCAAAGCCTAGAATATTATCAATTCCCAGGGCTTTcaactaaaataataattcaAGATTAGCAACATAACAGAACAGAAAAGGCAGTATTTCAGTTGAAAATGACAGCACCAATTGTGAGCTAATTTTTCCACTAGATTATTGTTAGTCTCAGTAATTATTTGACTGCTTTCTCATAAATATCTATTTATTTGGTAGGAATGGAGCCATTGCAGTAAAACTAAAGGTTTTGAAGGAGTTATTCAGAAATTCGTGTGAACTGGGAAAAGAGTCGTATGTTAGATCCTAGGGGGCAGCGTCATGGCATCTCAATCTGAATGAAATGGCCAAAATTCCACATTTCCATTTATAGCGTCTTGATTCTTGAACATACTAGGGTACAATATTAGAACATCTCAATGTCGtcacaatttaaaaaaaaaaacatactttTTTAACACCATTTGAGAGGAGaaaccattaaaaaaaatataccaTAGAACAAAGTAATGAAATTAGATGGCAAAGAGACAATATTCAAGCTGagaaacaaaaattttaatGCTTGAGATCAAGGATCTCACTTCGGGAATAAATGATTGACACATCAGACCAGTTTGTTTCCTTCCTTCAACTTTTGTAGGTTTTTATTTCATGGAATTTAGCATTGAACCATGTTACTATTCTTTGAACATGAGGAGCTAAAATCTTGATTCTTATGGCTTGATGGAGGAGAGAGCAGTACCAGTGGTGGGCTTGTAGCAAGTGAGGGAAAAGTGTCGTCCAGCAGTTGGCCAGCAACTAATAAGGAATGGCTGAGGGGGAGGGAAAGGGGAAGAAAAATGGTGAAGGGGAAAGAGAGCAGAGAAAGATAAAAGgaagtgtgtatatatatatatatatatatatatatatatttattacacattaatttttatattaaaaatggCAAATCAACAGAGGTTAATTATTTAACAGATTCTGTTATTAGAGGGACTAAAatcaataatttttaaatattgaggacttaattgttaattttaaaacttaagGACTAACAAACTTCAAGGACCAAAAGTGTGTCAGTAACAATGTAAAGCTTCTGATCCTAATCATTTTTGTTGTGATGAATAACTGTATATTTTCCTCAACTGTTAGCAGAAGAAAGAGCAGATGTCATTGTGGCAATTAAAGTACTATAACAAAAACATTTACCTGAATGACGCAGGTAACAAGATTTGATCTTTGCATTTCAGGAATACCCTCAGCGGGCATTTCATTAATGAAATATTCTTCTGTATACAGTCTGCTTGAAGCCACAGAAAAAGTTGAATGAGTAAAGTGAAACAGACCGTACAAGTGTGCTTGGTAGCATTATAATAAATTTAGTTCCATGCACGCAGAAAATGTCTTAATATTATTCTCCAAAAACAGGGCATAAGAAACCAATAACTCGATTGATCCAATTATGCAACTGTAAAGTGTTCAAAGGAGGATCAgtaataatttaagaaaaatgggAAACTGAAAAAACAATGAAAGGCAGAAAGATCAACTAAAATAAGCTTGACGTGCCACTTTTAGTAGTAACTTTTCAGAAGATAACTGTAGGTGGTAAATCATGGTTAATCAGAAAAAACAGTGATCAGAATTATGCTTACTTTAGTTCAATTGACAGCATAATGCAGAAATTCTTCATAAAGAACAAAATTGGTCTCAGAATATTAACGATGGTCATCAATTATGACAATCAACTACGACTTTCATATGATTCTATCACAGTGTAATAAAAGGGGGTCCTTTTCCCCAATTTCTCGTTGGTTGCCAATTAAACAAAATAGTCTCCTCAAAGGCTCCCGTTCAAGATGTTAAATTCAAACCAATCACCTGAATTTAAAGGACAAGAAAAGAGGAGAAACTTCGCAGTTTCCTCAAGATGCTAAGATTTTCTCGAGGTTTTTTGGTATGGAAGTGGATCTGTCTAAGAAAATTATGATTGGCAGTGGCattaaatttagtaaaataatTTTGGACCAATGGGTGGGAGATAAACCTCTTTGCACCTTATTCCTCCATTTGTATCATTTGTTTGATACAAGGTTGCATTCTACTCATCCTGTGACAATGTTTTTCTTCATCATTTGGGAAAGATGTCATTTTGGTCCCCAAGTTTTGAGTCTAGATTCTATTTGGTTTCTcatgtttcaaaatattacacTTTTATCTATGAGTTTTGAGTTTCAACTTGATTTGGTCTCTAGATTTCAGAATGTTATACTTTTACCCATgagttttgaatttaattttcatttggTCCCTAGCTTTCAGTATTTCACACTTTTACCTTCAAATTATACAGTAAAACTcacttttagttaattaattaaaataattaagatacaattttatttaattaattttaatagtgATGAAAATTagtgaaattaattaaattataaattaatttaattcttttaaattatttaatagaCATTAACACTAAGGACTGAGGACTGCAAGTGTATATAGTTAaaagttcaaataaaaaaatgtaaatcttGAATTGAATCCTAGAAagcaaatgaaaataaaattataaactcAAGGGTAAAGTGAAACAGTTTAAAATTTTGGGAACAAATAGAAATTAAACTCAAAACACATGGGTAAAAAAGTTGAACATAGGGATCAAATAAAAACTAGGGACACCAGAAAGgtattttccttcttttctattttcttaaAGAGCTTAACTTCCattgagaaagaatgaaaaCGAGGCCATCCAAAGAAAACAAGCCTACTCAAGGAAGAGACACCAATAAAGAACAATAACACCAAACGTATTATTTATAGAATGATTTCATCCACACCCAAAGAGAATCGTAGAACATCTAACCCTTTAAAGGTTTTATTGTTTCTTTCCCCAAAGACCAAACAGAATAGCACAAATTCCAACTAGCCAAAGAAGCCTCCCTTTATCTCAAAAATGAGGGTGACAAAAGAACTCTTCAATCATCCCCTAAAGTTCACGTGCCTAACAATCTAGATCAAATATAGCAGAAAAGCAAGTCTTAACAAACTCAGGACTTTACGTACTCGTAGCTTCATATGATATAATCTAGGGCTTCCTCTGCTTTCCAACAAAGGGTACAACAAAACGGCCAGATCAAGGAGGGCAACTTTTTCAAGTGTCTATAAAAATTGAATAGTGTGAACTCTTCCTATGGGAGAGACAAATTGTTGACTCCATTTTAATAGTTGCGAGAGTGCTGCCAAAGTTTCATGTCCTTGACTGTCAACTTAATACTACCGGGAGCAAATAAAAAACAACTTCATTGATGCCTTGATTGTTACAGActaataaattcaaattaattatagTAGGTCAATATTAATATAACAGTAGTTGGTACTTAATAGAAACGATGAAGACCTGTAACACTTCCCAGGTCGAATTCTTCCAGCCCTTCCGGTCCTTTGTCTAGCTGAGGCCTTTGATATAGGTGCAACAATAAGGCTTTCAATATCTGTTATCTGCAAAAGAGGAGGTAAATTAACAATATGTTTCTGGATCATCACCTAtataatccacataaaagatACTTCACCAACAAAGATGGTTAAGATAGTATTTACTACAGAAGTGACACACAATTATTAAAAACACATCAAGAATATATAGCCTTAGTATTAGCCAAACTGCTTTCGGtctataaaaaaaatgcaaGTTACTAAGAAATCATAAATGGAAGTTACTAAGAAACCATAAACCTTTATACTCATTATGAAAAGATAGAAGGAAGTTCAACTTCATGCGGAAGACACAAACCATAAGCCTTTATAATCTTTCtgaagtaaaagaaaaataaaattacagGATTGTAGAACCGCTGCTTGGAGAACCCACTGTCAATAACATAGACAATTCCCTGCACAGGACAGACGAGTACAGAGTGAAAGGATGCCAATCAATACAAAAGTTTTTTGATAAAACCACAAATCTAACCTCTAGAGTTAATGATGTCTCTGCTATATTTGTTGAAATCACTACTTTCCTCTTCCCCCTGGGGGTTGGTGAGAAGATAAGGTCCTACATAGTTTTGTATCATATGCATATATAGGCAAAAGAAATGAGTATTGAATGAAAATCAAATCGAATCACTAGGACAAAATAACTCGTCACTGACCTGCTCTGCACGTGAAAGCCCAGAGTACAGAGGCAAGATGATCAATTCTGAAAAAGAAGAAGGCAAATCAGTTCTGAAATAAACCAAATTCTATCATATGAATCAACTTTAAGTAAAATCATGAGTAGTTTTCGAGCAGAGCACAAACTGTTTAGTGTGTGCATTTATTTTTGTACCAACAACAATATAAAATAAGCAATTGATAAGAAATTGGATCTATGACCCAACAGTACAAATTTAGATTCTCACGGTGCTaggaaaataaaaatcataAGGAAAACAAATACTGAATTAAACTTATCTCAAAGTTAACAAGAAAAAATTGTAGGGATAATGAGACCCTAATATAACAAAGATAGGGTGCGTCCAACGGTCAGGAGTACATACCATACCTATTGTACTATTTCAAGTTCTAGATGCTACATGATAAAGAAGTGTCCATAGCCCAAATCTGAATAGAAGGTTCAATGAACAGACCTGATCTCTTTCTGTCATTTTGCCCTTCTTCTACAATTAATTGAACAGCAGCATCAATATCATCTTGGCCAGTGAGAAATACAAGTATATCACCTGGAGGTTCCTACGGGACAAacataaatttaacaaaaatattgtCCTTTTGTCTTTCAACAAAAATATTGTTAATGAGAAACATTACATTATGGTATGCCATGGTCTGAGGAACATAATTTGTGGCTATCTGAAGAATTTACACATGCCATAGAAGTCCATTTAAGCTTCTTAAAACCAAATttttacattatttaaaaaaaaaaaaaaaagtggaagtCTGCAATTGCAAAATTTTGCTGCAATGGCACACAGCTTGAATGCTAGAAGCTTACAACTGACGTTCTAAAAAGTGGAAGTCCACTCTCACCTCTTTCTAATGGAAGTTGTCCGTTGAAAATAAATTCAGCTATTGAATAAATTCTAGACAAACGTTCACGAACACATTATCTACTTGCTCATGCAACAACCTTAATATGCCTGCTTAAACAGGTGATTTGTGTTCTGAGCAAAGCATCCAACTTACTGTAGTAATGGAAGTTCAAAACTAGCAGTTAACTTCATACTTAACAGTTAACACTACTACTCTTTTGATGCtacttcttttaactttttctttaaaactaatTGCCCGCAATTGGAAAAACGCATACATCAGCTTAATGTACCAATGAGTTCTCATACCACATGTTAATACGTAGTTACTTGTAAATCAATAATGATATGCACAATCCCAGAGGTCACCTGTTCATGAATCGATAATACAGTTGAAACAGCAGACTGAACATAATCCGAAACAGGCTCCTCGAGGTAAAATATTTGTACATTAAACCCTCTTCCCTGAATGTGAGAAGATATTAAATGCTTCAGTTATAGTTTCCATTGGATATGAACGGTCAACAAATCcctaacaaaataaaaacatcTAGAAAGAACACAAGAAAAAGAGATCTTGCTTCCCTCAACTTATGTTTTCTgaattatttccttttccttttggtgctttttctattttttcattCACTCCTTTGGTATCTTTTGAgcatttctctctttttttattcaattaaaagttttaaattaaataataataattaaaaaaatctaaagAACAGAAAGATGGCCTGACAATATGAAATTTGCCAAATTTTATACCTCAACTGACAGGATCGCAGGTTCCACCTTTGGTTCAAATGTCTCACCTTCAAGTGCTCTACGCCTTTTGCTAATTTACAAAAAATAGAGGTTGTCAGAATCAATATTGGCTTCAATATCCATTCTTATTGGTTGGctagtttaaaaaaatttgcATAAGATGTTTTCTACTTgttgtttaagttttatttataaaaagcAATCAAACAATATCTCATTTGATTAGATGAGGTAACCAAACAAGATACGAAAGCCACCAATTCTACTCCAAAGGAATTACAAAAACTCTCCAATCAAAGGAGATGTAATAATATGTATATTCATTAACATACACATGTGCATGCACacatacatataaaaaaaaccAACCCCAACAACAACCCACAAAGGCGATAAATCTATTGTACCACGACTCATTCAACCTTTGACACCTCAGATCTTATTCCTCAGCTAGCCTTATAAAGACAAGACTAAGTAGCATTCCACAGAGCttggaaattttttatttcatcttttttcttattcttttttttttttttttttgggggggggggggggggggggggggtgagATACCGAACTTGgataggaaaaaaaattgaaataacaCAAAAACATACAAAAAAAGCCCAAGAAAAATTAGTCTTGGGGTTATGGGGAACATCTTCTTGAAATTGTTCATATATTTGAGAGGGTCCCTGGTTTAAAAATTTTTACAAGAGTGAGTTGCTTGAGATTCATATTGCTAACTCTGAGATGGAAGGGATGTTGTCTAGGTTGCAATGAAGGACATTGGCTATCTACTTACCTGGATCTTCCTTTGGGTGgtaattcaaaaatttctttTTGGCAGCCTGTTATTGAGAGAATTCAACACAAGCTCCATAACTGGAAGTATGTTTTCATTTTGAAGGGTAGTCAATGTACACATATCCATGTGTCTCTTGCTATTTTACCCATTTACTTATCCTTTTTTGTGTACCAAGTACCAACTAAGGTTTTAAGGGCTTTGGATAAGTTgattcatgatttttttttaaaaggtttGTGTTGAAATGGTGGTATGGCATAATGTTAATTGGGAGGCTACTCAACTTCCAAAATTGATGGGTGACCCTGGAATTGGTAAATTTTAGCATCATAATTTTGCTTTATGGGCTAAATGGATATGGAAACTTTGTACTGAAGAGCATGCATTACAGTGAAGGCTTGTTGATGCTAAATATTATACATCTATGATTGGGGAGCGCTTGCCCAAGAACTATTCAATCAGGTTTATATAAATCCCTCTGGAGACATTTATATAAATCCCCTTGAAGAATTATCTGTCAGACTATTGACTTGGTTGCTAGTCATGTGCAAAGCTCCCTTGGTGATGGGACTTCTACTTCTTCTCGGACTGCCTCATGACTTAGTCGGCCCTATTATGCCTGTGCTTTCTACACTTTATCGCCATGCTCGTTTTCTGATGCTATTATAATTGGAGAAAACCAATGCATGGGATATGCCATATGCGCCTTCAACGCAACCTTAATGATTTGGAAACAAATGAATGGGATAGTCTTTCTCATCTTTTGGCCTCAACTTGTCATCGAAATTACCCCAATTTTGGACTTAGCCACTTAATTCATCTTTGCACTATATTGTTAAATCACTCATGGAGCATTTAGTTGGATTGCAAACCCCCTTTTAAAAGATCTTTATTTGATGATTTGGAAGAATCATTAtcccaaaaaaattaaatttttaggGATATTTCCTCTTCTTTTGATCGTTTTATGGACATGGTTCTTTCTGTAGCTCTCTTTTGGAATAAATAAGCACCCTTTTGCCCTTTATAGTTCATCCTTTTTAATTTCCAATTAGCGAGTCCTGTTGTAACT comes from Cucumis melo cultivar AY chromosome 12, USDA_Cmelo_AY_1.0, whole genome shotgun sequence and encodes:
- the LOC103486709 gene encoding probable pre-mRNA-splicing factor ATP-dependent RNA helicase DEAH9 isoform X1; this translates as MAQFWKPGTEKPRLLDDGEGGVLFFSSSYSSSSGFGFSSTEKQRQRLPVYKYRTAILYLVETHATTIIVGETGSGKTTQIPQFLKEAGWADGGRVIACTQPRRLAVQAVASRVAEEMGVKLGEEVGYTIRFEDLTNPDVTRVKFLTDGVLLREMMDDPLLTKYSVIMVDEAHERSISTDMLLGLLKKIQRRRPDLRLIISSATIEAKSMSTFFQMSKRRRALEGETFEPKVEPAILSVEGRGFNVQIFYLEEPVSDYVQSAVSTVLSIHEQEPPGDILVFLTGQDDIDAAVQLIVEEGQNDRKRSELIILPLYSGLSRAEQDLIFSPTPRGKRKVVISTNIAETSLTLEGIVYVIDSGFSKQRFYNPITDIESLIVAPISKASARQRTGRAGRIRPGKCYRLYTEEYFINEMPAEGIPEMQRSNLVTCVIQLKALGIDNILGFDWPSPPSPEVMVRALEVLYSLGVLDDDAKLTSPVGFQVAEIPLEPMISKMILASGELGCSEEIMTIAAILSIQSIWASSRGAQKELDEARLRFAAAEGDHVTFLNVYKGFLQSNKSSQWCHKNFINYQAMKKVMEVREQLRRIAQRLGIILKSCERDTTAIRKAVTAGFFANACQLEAYSHNGMYKTVRGSQEVYIHPSSVLFRVNPKWVIYHSLVSTDRQYMRNVVTIDPGWLTEIAPHFYQQRQLSHMPH
- the LOC103486709 gene encoding probable pre-mRNA-splicing factor ATP-dependent RNA helicase DEAH9 isoform X2 codes for the protein MAQFWKPGTEKPRLLDDGEGGVLFFSSSYSSSSGFGFSSTEKQRQRLPVYKYRTAILYLVETHATTIIVGETGSGKTTQIPQFLKEAGWADGGRVIACTQPRRLAVQAVASRVAEEMGVKLGEEVGYTIRFEDLTNPDVTRVKFLTDGVLLREMMDDPLLTKYSVIMVDEAHERSISTDMLLGLLKKIQRRRPDLRLIISSATIEAKSMSTFFQMSKRRRALEGETFEPKVEPAILSVEGRGFNVQIFYLEEPVSDYVQSAVSTVLSIHEQEPPGDILVFLTGQDDIDAAVQLIVEEGQNDRKRSELIILPLYSGLSRAEQDLIFSPTPRGKRKVVISTNIAETSLTLEGIVYVIDSGFSKQRFYNPITDIESLIVAPISKASARQRTGRAGRIRPGKCYRLYTEEYFINEMPAEGIPEMQRSNLVTCVIQEPMISKMILASGELGCSEEIMTIAAILSIQSIWASSRGAQKELDEARLRFAAAEGDHVTFLNVYKGFLQSNKSSQWCHKNFINYQAMKKVMEVREQLRRIAQRLGIILKSCERDTTAIRKAVTAGFFANACQLEAYSHNGMYKTVRGSQEVYIHPSSVLFRVNPKWVIYHSLVSTDRQYMRNVVTIDPGWLTEIAPHFYQQRQLSHMPH
- the LOC103486709 gene encoding probable pre-mRNA-splicing factor ATP-dependent RNA helicase DEAH9 isoform X3 encodes the protein MLWLGFYSSFGAVASRVAEEMGVKLGEEVGYTIRFEDLTNPDVTRVKFLTDGVLLREMMDDPLLTKYSVIMVDEAHERSISTDMLLGLLKKIQRRRPDLRLIISSATIEAKSMSTFFQMSKRRRALEGETFEPKVEPAILSVEGRGFNVQIFYLEEPVSDYVQSAVSTVLSIHEQEPPGDILVFLTGQDDIDAAVQLIVEEGQNDRKRSELIILPLYSGLSRAEQDLIFSPTPRGKRKVVISTNIAETSLTLEGIVYVIDSGFSKQRFYNPITDIESLIVAPISKASARQRTGRAGRIRPGKCYRLYTEEYFINEMPAEGIPEMQRSNLVTCVIQLKALGIDNILGFDWPSPPSPEVMVRALEVLYSLGVLDDDAKLTSPVGFQVAEIPLEPMISKMILASGELGCSEEIMTIAAILSIQSIWASSRGAQKELDEARLRFAAAEGDHVTFLNVYKGFLQSNKSSQWCHKNFINYQAMKKVMEVREQLRRIAQRLGIILKSCERDTTAIRKAVTAGFFANACQLEAYSHNGMYKTVRGSQEVYIHPSSVLFRVNPKWVIYHSLVSTDRQYMRNVVTIDPGWLTEIAPHFYQQRQLSHMPH